Within Capra hircus breed San Clemente chromosome 7, ASM170441v1, whole genome shotgun sequence, the genomic segment TGCCACGGCCTCCTAACGGGGCTTTTGTCTGGGGCAGTGGCCGGGGGTCGCCCTGTCCCCTGCCTGTGTCTCCGAgcacccccagccctcccctgCCGGGTGAGGCCCGCCCCGGCACCCGGCCCCCGCCATGAACGGCCTGTCAGTGACCGAGCTTTGCTGCCTCTTCTGTTGCCCGCCCTGCCCCGGCCGCATTGCCGCTAAGCTCGCCTTCCTGCCTCCGGAGCCCACCTACTCGCtggtgcctgagcctgagcccgGGCCTGGTGGGGCCGGGGCTGCCCCCTCAGGGAACCTGCGGGCCTTGGCTGGCACCCCTGGGCGCTGGAAACTCCATCTGATGGAGCGCGCCGACTTCCAGTACAGCCAGCGTGAGCTGGACACCATCGAGGTCTTCTTGACCAAGAGCAGCCGGGGCAACCGCATCTCCTGCATGTACGTGCGCTGTGTGCCTGGTGCCAGGTGAGCCGCGCAGACACGACCCCTATGGTGGAGGGGCCAGCTGGGATGGGGGCCCCAGATATGCTCTGTTCACAGCCTCTCATTGTGGCGCATGGAGACCACCAGAGGGCCAGAGCCAGCGAAAGCCCATTTGGATGGGCGGGTGTCCCGGAGATTCTTCTTGCCAAGGAGCAGCAGATGAGATCTGCCCATGGCCACCGAGAAACTGCTTGGGGTCCTTCCACGTGCAGCCTTTTGGGGGCCCTCTCTGGGAGCCTCCTGCCTTTGGGTCTCAGTGTTCACATGCCCTGGGTCAGTTTCTTGGGCCCTGAGTGCCCAGTGAGGCCTCGGCACCCGCTTTCGGGTGGTTGCCCTGAGACCAGGCTGGCAACTGCGGCCAGGTCTGACTCCCTGAGCCCCAGGGTGGCACAGAGGTGGGGCCTTCCAACTGCTTCTGCCAGCAGAGGAGGCCAGGTCCAAAGGGCAGGCTTTTACCTCTTggctgggctgagctggggcCCAGTGGTGCTGGAGGAAGAAGATTCTAGGAGCCTGTCAACCAGGATCCAGACTGGTCAGACTGCCTGGAAGGGCCGCGTGGGACCCTGGGCAGAGATTAGGGCCCTTGTTCTTTCCCGTGGAGAGGGAAGAGCTGCCCCGCAGTGAACAGGATGTGGCCCTCCTCCCTGTGGTCGGAGCCCCGCAGTCTCATCCTCCAGGAAGGTTCAGAGCATCAGGGAGATGAACCACCATCTTTAAGCTCTCAGAGTCTCTCCATCAAGAATGATTCCGGGGGGAGGCAGCTACCACCCAGGGCCATTGATGTGAAGGTCACTGTGGCTTCTTGGGCTCACACTGGGTGGTCCCCTGGATGATGGGAGCCTGAGGTTTCACTGTCTATTCTGGCCTAAGTCCCACTGAGTAGAACCAATCCTCTGTTCCTTTTGTAAGGGCGCCAGCCCCCTCCTTCCATCACCCTCTAACTTGTGCTTCCTCGCCTCACCAGGTACACAGTTCTCTTCTCACACGGCAACGCAGTGGACCTGGGCCAGATGAGCAGCTTCTACATCGGCTTAGGCACACGCATCAACTGCAACATCTTCTCCTACGACTACTCTGGTTACGGCGTGAGCTCCGGCAAACCCTCTGAGAAGAACCTGTACGCTGACATTGACGCTGCCTGGCAGGCCCTGCGCACCAGGTGAGCCCAGGCTGCAAGGAGGGGCAGGGGTGCGCGTCTCCTCCCAGGTGACTGGACCCTGTGGGAAGAAGCCCAGGTGGGGGGCTGCAGGGTGAAGCCTGACCCGAGTTCTGTCTCCTTGATGTGCAAGGAGGCTGGATGGGGCCCCTCCGCCCTCCTTGGAGTGATCTCCTGGGAGCCACAGTCTGGGAGGGGCAGGGACAGGGCCTGAGGTTCTCTCCATGGGAACTGAGGCTCTGCCTGGAGGGAGGAGTCAGGCAGAGGACTCAGGCCTCTCCTGGGCCTGGTACGTGGTGTGTGAGGGTGGTGTGAAAGGACTCGGAGATCCCCATGCCTAAGGGAGCACTtgaagggtggggaggggccagACCTCTTGTTGTGAAGCTTGGCTTCATTCTGGGGAGGGTCTCTGGGCCTGGAGGTGTTGTCAGACAGCTTAGTTCCCAAAACAGCCCCTGTGGGAGGTCAGCTAGCAGAGGCTGGGCCTCCCCAGGCACAGTACCCAGCACAGTTGCTGGCTTGACTCAGACAGGGTCTCTGTGGTCTTGTCTACGCCTCTGCCCCTGGAGCCCACTGCCCTTGTCATCCAGGTCCTGGCAGCCTCCTTTCACCCCATGGTTGCTCACTGAAGCCAGGTGGCTCAGTCTCAGAGCCAGCACACACAACCTGTGGCCTGGTGCCCCATGCTGCCCTGGAGGGAGCACCTGACCCCCAGCCTCCCAGAggctgtgccctctgcctgccCAGGGCAGCCTGACCTCAGCCCTGCCTAGCCAACTGGTGCGACCAGCTCCTGCAGGGCCCATAGCCAGCTTGCCCTGGGGAGGCGGGGCCCTGGTTGCTGTAGTGATGCACCAGGAGTCTTTGATGCAGGCCCTGGGAGCAGGGTCCCCTGGCGCCTCTGTGGTACTGGGGACTCATGCTGGGTGGCCTGGTGCAAGTGTTCCACACACAGCTGCCTCAGCCTGTCCCCGCTGGCTGGGGGTTGCTAGCAGAATCATGCCCTGCCGCAGGGTGAGGGTTCTGAGCTctgtcatccatccatctgtcctgcTGCCAGCATTGACCTCCAGCAACCTTGTCCCTCAGCCCCAACAACTGAGAATCATTAGGAGGGCGGGAGGCATGGGCCCAAGCAGTGGTGCAGGGCAGGGAAGGGGGCTGGAAAAGCTATGGAACCCAGCACCTGCTGCGTTTGTCTAGGTAGAGACAGCCAGGTGCAGCTGGGAGTCCTGCACGGATCTGGGTGATAGGACCGGGCTGGTGCTCAGCACAGCGGTGCTCCTGGCAAACCAGGGAGCAGACTGGGGTGGAGTGGCCAAGAGGGGTTGGCACAAGGTTGGGTGGCATCCCCAAGGCCTGGGGttggggcagagggcagggacaGGTGCTGATGACCCCTGGGTGCCCAGGGGCCCAAGTGCCCTGGCCACTTGGAAGAGGGGCACCCCCTTTGAGATCGCAGCTGGGGATGTGTGGAGGGAAGGCCATGGAGACCTCCTATACCGGGAGGGTGGTGAGTGGGTCCTtgagtggtcaggaaagaactgcGCTGAGGTGGTGCTCCGGGAGGTCTGTGTGGAGTAGGGGGGAAAGGGGCATAGGACCTGACCACTGTGTAGGAAAGATGCCCAAGGAAGGAGGTAGTAACCACTCATTCCCCTCAGGGCCACTGTCCTGCTCACCCACATTTTACTAAGCACCTGAGGGGCTGCATACTGGCTGAGATAACTGGGCAGGACTGTCTTCATTCCCCAAGGCCAAGGGAGTGGGTGAGGGTGACTGGAAGACACACCCCCTTGCAATGGGACCAGGAAGGGTTGTCAAATTCCAAACTGCATCAGCAGGAAGGCCCCAAGCAGGTTCTGCATGTGGCCCTGGTCTAGTGTGTGTATGGGTCGG encodes:
- the ABHD17A gene encoding protein ABHD17A, which codes for MNGLSVTELCCLFCCPPCPGRIAAKLAFLPPEPTYSLVPEPEPGPGGAGAAPSGNLRALAGTPGRWKLHLMERADFQYSQRELDTIEVFLTKSSRGNRISCMYVRCVPGARYTVLFSHGNAVDLGQMSSFYIGLGTRINCNIFSYDYSGYGVSSGKPSEKNLYADIDAAWQALRTRYGISPDSIVLYGQSIGTVPTVDLASRYECAAVVLHSPLTSGMRVAFPDTKKTYCFDAFPNIEKVSKITSPVLIIHGTEDEVIDFSHGLALYERCPKAVEPLWVEGAGHNDIELYSQYLERLRRFISQELPSQRA